A segment of the Pseudoliparis swirei isolate HS2019 ecotype Mariana Trench chromosome 4, NWPU_hadal_v1, whole genome shotgun sequence genome:
ggggattaataaaagtgtattaaatttttttttttttacaaaataaaaaaaaaaacccaggcatgtcgggggccacaaaataagcgTCCGCGGGCCGCCTGTTGAGTAAGTCTGATCTATACTATTGttatctgaatatatatatatcgtgtaTGGCAGGAATAGAATATCGTTGAGCATCTTCATGAGcttcatcatcttcactctCAAAACAGATGTGTTAAAAATAACACATCTTGTGTTAATTTTTGACACACTTGTGTGTCTAGTTAAGGACAACgcattttggtttgttttcaaCACAGTCAGTGTGTCAGCACATTTACCACATGCTGTGCGTTACTTATTTCAACATAAATATGTGTTAAAATAACACAATTTGTGTGTTTATAGCTTTTTACAGAAATTATCCGTAGATACAAATTGTCCATGGTAAAATTGCTCTAAAATATTTACAACATAATTGATGTAAAATTCACtggacatttatttaatttcatatCATTAAAACATTTGACAGATGTTCACTAATCTGTTTTCTAAAAATGACAACTGTAAACATACACAAAATACAGacaatatacatacaaataaataatttgttcAGTCTTGTGACATTTGAAGAATTGTATGGCCTAACACATTCTGTACGCCTTGAAAATTCATTGAATGAAAACATTTGACAGATGTTTTCTACTATAAACCAAAATGTCATGGACAAAATAGTcactatatacaaatacataattcATTCAGTCTTGTGACATTTGCAGAACTAGTTAAAAGTCAAAAAATGTAGGTGATTCAAAAGCAATTTGCTGAGCAGCAAAGGATCGCTGCAGGGGAGATCAGGCTGCAGGACCACAGAACAGGGAGCAAACATTTGCTAGCTACTTTTCCTCATAGCTAAAAGTAAATTGCTCAATTGGGTATATGTCCTCAAAAGTAAAGCGCATAAGACATGTAAATTTAAACAATCAATTTGTACCTAGGATTTACTTGCAGTTGATTTCCACTGAAGGATGATGGCAAGTCTATTGGTCtgatttctgctttatattttacATTGATTATTTCATACTCATTATTCCGCTCCACCACATATGAATACAGATGATCATCAAAGTATTTCACAGTTAAAATCCTGAGAAAAATTAGTACCTCTTCTCACAATTGGGAACCAGATGTACAATCTCTCCAAAGAGATGCTCTCCTCTAAAGTCACAGTTTGAAGCAATTACACAACCTGTTTTATAAATTTGACCACGGACACAGACGGAGTGAGTTGCAATGAATAACATAAATTCAAACAGGATTCATTATGCCAGTGAAAGTTGGATTTTCAGCATGACATGTTCGCTATAGTTTACTTTGTTACAAAACTCCTAGTGATCAACATCAAACACATGCAGGGCAGCGGGTTTTGTTGGTTTATTTAGAAATGGCAAAACATTTTGGCTGAAAAGCTTCCTAAAAACACACTAGTGAAATTGACCATTTGTTCCAAATGTACTCGATTTGCAAACTAAGTATGTTCCCGGTTGAGATGTCTGGCATAAGAATTAAAGTTGTGCTAAATTCTTTGACAGTGGTTTTGACTACATACAATTTTATAATCATGTCCATCTGAAATTGCATGGACTTGCCTAAGATGTCTGATGAGTGTGCTTTAtggtttttaaatggttttcatGGTGGTATAACCtacagcaggggtcaggaacctttttgatgggagagccataaaagccaaatatttctaaatatatttaattgagagccatatagtatttttaacgtataaaaaattaaagatgtcttgcttttaatgagacttctggtgctgcatggtgctacggggtggggggggggggggggtggggggtgcaggtgactttttccatcggagctctgtggcgcgcgagacggcgagccgaaaagtgttaacgcgacacgtagagacggaaatgacatgctgctggttagatacgatcattaacagacgtttagtttaatataagaacaaagacgtctttaagaaaaggaccttaaattacttctgctgtaatctggcgctatagagaaaattacaggggggcgggcggagatttttttttttttaactttaaattgtctgggagccatatgccgtgaccggaagagccatatatggctcgcgagccataggttcccgacccctgaccTACAGCAATGCCTAGAGCTTTGCGATAAGCTCCACAACTTTTGATCTCCTTCCACATGAGATGGGCATGTGCTCAAAGAAACCTTAGACAAATACCAGAAAAACCTTTCTTCCTGGCTTTATGTGTACGAAAGGGATGATTTCACACTGCATTTCTTTTGGCCCTCCCTGACGCAGTCGgagataaaaaaaagtgtgtgaggGGAAGAAGGGCGAAGGGCTCTGAAGCAAAGTGACTCTaagcagaaaacaaaaacagatggTATGCAAACAAATTATTGTTGCCATCTCAGACATTAAGTTGCACACCAAATTATCACAATAGAAAAAGCCACAAGGGTGTGCTGGGGGAATTCAGACTATCaattcaatataatataattaaatattgtttattattgGTGGGAACATTAAACCCATCTGATGTATTACTTGAACTTCCAACTGATTTGAAAAACAATTTTGGGATTGAAACACccatgaactagaacgggcacgcggtacgcataccttcgcatatcacaagattgggcattgcattatgaacattttggcattagttgcatgccaattggataaaaattgactgcgctatggtaaaaagaagattgttagcttttcatgaccttgacctttgacctgattgatcccaaaatctaatcaaatggtccccggataagaaccaatcatcccaccaaatttcatgcgattcaagaagattttgaccttttcatgaccttgacctttgacccgatcgatcccaaaatgtaatcaaatggtccccggatcccaccaaatttcatgcgattcggtttaatactttttgtgttatgcgagtaacacgcatacaaataaataaatacatacacggcgatcaaaacataaccttccgcattttctatgcgaaggtaacaatggaGAAATGGCGCCGCCCAGAAATCTTGACTGCCAATTATTTTCATAACCTGGTTACGTTAACCTGCGTTACAATATAGATCGTGGTGTAATCCCCTACCTTGTGAAGAACTTCGTCGAACATTTCGTCGACATTACAGAGCTAACATTAGCCCGCCGTTGCTGCCACTTACTACTACAGCTGTCCTAGTCAAAAACTCTTGCTGAATGTAGATGGTACCAACACAAGAAGTGTCTATGATCTGAACACATCCTTTCTGAGTGTGTTGGAGTAAGGGAAGTGAGTGCATGACAGCTAACCTCCATGTTCTGTTTGTAGGAGCTCCAATGGAGGGATACTGGAGTCCCTGGAAGTCGTCACTTTGTCCAAGGACGTCCCAGTGAAGAGGTTTGCCCAAGAGCACCGACTACCAGTCCACAGCTGGCCCCCCGACAATGTGGATGGACGGTTTGATGTTGGGGTGGTGGTATCTTTTGGCCGTTTACTCCCTGAGAGACTGATCAACTCGTTTCCTCAGTGAGCATTGTTTCAGTTTACAGTTCTGATGGCAAAGATCTGTGTGGCCACATCTCTATACAGCTCAGTAAACACCAGCATCATTTAGGCCCATAtattcttcccccccccccccccaaaaaaagtttaCACAATGGttgaataattatatttaatcacAAATAAAAGTATGCTCGATGATTTTAATGATTTCACGAATCGTATTAAAGGAGCTtgttaataatgaataatagcATAGACTCTGGACCCTTGTCAAAGATAAACCAATAGCCTTGTGCAGTGGCACTGGGAAACCCCAATTAGAATGGGGCACTGCACCTAAGGTCtgtaaatatatagatttaataacattattacccAAAGGCATCTCAACACTGGAGGTGCACTCGTTAGCATGCCGATCTATGCCAGGTGTGTCTGCAACAGCCTCTTCTGTATCGTGTGATTCGATGAACAACCAGAGCTGTAAAGCATCGTCAAACTGGCAGCGATAACAATATTCTATGCATTACTAACACGCTGGTGTTTGATTACTAATGAGACGTGTCGTCTAATGTTCATAGAAAGCATGGAATCGGGGAACAGTTTTTAAACTCAATGTTTGTCTATGTACACTTTCTTTGCAGTGGGATTTTGAACATACACCCAAGCCTGCTGCCCAGGTGGCGAGGTTCAGCACCCATCTTCCACACCATCATGCATGGTGACACCGTGACGGGGGTCACCATCATCCATATCCGCCCTAACAGGTAAAtaaaccccccctccccatgtgttcttcctcttttccttcttcGCTACAAACACACAAGTCCAGTTAGGAGTAGCCCTTTTCGAGCAGCCTGTCTCAAGGCAGACGGTATTCTGTGCAGTCACAGAGCCGAGCTAAAATCCCACACCAGGCGGGCGTTATGCAACAGCCCCTTGGTTCGGTGTGACGAAGCAAACCGCTTAACGGCAGACCTCTTTTCTTGTGACAGCGTTGTGTGGTCTCGAGGGGCTAATGTCTTCACCTCCCAGGTTTGACGTGGGCCCCATTCTCAGCCAGGAGCGATACGAGGTCCCTGACAACTGTACTGCTGATGAGCTCGGAGCTGCCCTGGCCACTCAAGGAGCACATCTGGTGAGCTTGCATGGTCGAGAATGCTTAACTTCTCCTCTTCTGAACAGGATGCTGACTCGTTTGTTTTATTCGTGTTCATGTTTGCAGCTGATTGATACTTTAATGACGCTGTCCGAGAGAATAGCACATAGAAGGGAACAAACACAGACTGGAGCAACATTTGGTAAGTAAGACTACGTAGGTACCTAGACACAGTCATGCTTAATATCAAACAAGAGTTGTTCTTCCAACTTACACTTTCCCTTTGTTTAATAGCTCCaaaaatccatccatccatgagCTGGATGGTGTGGGAGGAACACACCTGTGACCAAGTGGATCGTCTGTATCGTGCCATCGGATCCCGGGTAAGGAGGACTGTTTGGTTTGAGCCATGGAGACGCTGCTGAATACCTGTCATGACCCTTCTCTCTGCCAACAGA
Coding sequences within it:
- the mtfmt gene encoding methionyl-tRNA formyltransferase, mitochondrial isoform X2; translated protein: MWTIGRTAGAALRTLPRLRCGCTQLPCRLVSSSGPPWKLLFFGSDHFAVESLKHLVSSRSSNGGILESLEVVTLSKDVPVKRFAQEHRLPVHSWPPDNVDGRFDVGVVVSFGRLLPERLINSFPHGILNIHPSLLPRWRGSAPIFHTIMHGDTVTGVTIIHIRPNSQERYEVPDNCTADELGAALATQGAHLLIDTLMTLSERIAHRREQTQTGATFAPKIHPSMSWMVWEEHTCDQVDRLYRAIGSRMPLRTTWMGRTIRLLDFVGKCHISLLDEKRKPVPGSVSYLKESSTLAVCCKDGWVGFKAVVLKKRLTASDFYNGFLHQALQKRTPHQSAAGLFVSPAPEAHRRRGISTNHVLPG
- the mtfmt gene encoding methionyl-tRNA formyltransferase, mitochondrial isoform X1, with protein sequence MWTIGRTAGAALRTLPRLRCGCTQLPCRLVSSSGPPWKLLFFGSDHFAVESLKHLVSSRSSNGGILESLEVVTLSKDVPVKRFAQEHRLPVHSWPPDNVDGRFDVGVVVSFGRLLPERLINSFPHGILNIHPSLLPRWRGSAPIFHTIMHGDTVTGVTIIHIRPNRFDVGPILSQERYEVPDNCTADELGAALATQGAHLLIDTLMTLSERIAHRREQTQTGATFAPKIHPSMSWMVWEEHTCDQVDRLYRAIGSRMPLRTTWMGRTIRLLDFVGKCHISLLDEKRKPVPGSVSYLKESSTLAVCCKDGWVGFKAVVLKKRLTASDFYNGFLHQALQKRTPHQSAAGLFVSPAPEAHRRRGISTNHVLPG